A DNA window from Pogona vitticeps strain Pit_001003342236 chromosome 2, PviZW2.1, whole genome shotgun sequence contains the following coding sequences:
- the SLC6A7 gene encoding sodium-dependent proline transporter isoform X2, whose amino-acid sequence MTPSDQGDGDLEIDYPEDRGNWTGKLDFLLSCIGYCVGLGNVWRFPYRAYTNGGGAFLVPYFIMLAICGIPIFFMELSLGQFSSLGPLAVWKISPLFKGIGMATILIVSLVAIYYNMIIAYVLFYLFASLTKNLPWQYCGNWWNTDLCLDHHVMRAGNGAVPLNTSNTVSPSEEYWTRYVLHIQESSGIGDPGAIRWNLCLCLLLAWVIVYLCILKGVKSSGKVVYFTATFPYLILIMLLIRGVTLEGAWLGIKFYLTPQFDLLLSPKVWIEAALQIFYSLGVGFGGLLTFASYNTFHQNIYRDTFIVTVGNAVTSILAGFAIFSVLGYMSQELDVPVQEVAKAGPGLAFVVYPQAMTMLPLSPFWSFLFFFMLLTLGLDSQFAFLETIVTAVTDEFPYYLRPKKAFFSGVVCVIMFLMGLILTTEGGMYWLVLLDDYSAGFGLMVIVIATCLVVTRVYGLKRFCRDIQMMLGFKPGIYFKACWLFLSPVTMMALLVYSIIKYQPLEYNGTYRFPFWAEVLGILMGTFSCLMIPIGMVFAVLHEEGALWQRIKQASRPTMDWGPSLEENRTGMYVATLAGSQSPKPLMVHMRKYGGITSYENIAFQVDKEMEEDEEESMM is encoded by the exons GGGCATTCCTTGTTCCTTATTTCATCATGTTAGCAATATGTGGAATCCCTATTTTCTTCATGGAGCTATCACTGGGCCAGTTCTCAAGTTTGGGGCCTCTTGCTGTTTGGAAGATAAGCCCACTCTTTaaag GTATTGGCATGGCCACCATTCTCATTGTCTCCTTGGTGGCCATTTACTATAACATGATCATTGCCTATGTTCTCTTCTACCTCTTTGCTTCGCTGACGAAGAACTTGCCCTGGCAGTATTGTGGCAACTGGTGGAACACAGATCTGTGCCTGGACCACCATGTCATGCGCGCAGGGAATGGTGCTGTCCCTCTCAACACCTCTAATACCGTCAGCCCAAGTGAGGAATACTGGAC TCGTTATGTCTTGCACATCCAAGAGAGCTCAGGGATTGGAGATCCGGGGGCAATTCGCTGGAATCTGTGCCTATGCCTCCTCCTTGCCTGGGTCATTGTGTACCTCTGCATCCTCAAGGGAGTAAAATCCTCTGGCAAG GTTGTGTATTTCACTGCTACATTTCCTTACCTCATTTTAATCATGCTCCTCATTCGCGGTGTGACACTGGAAGGGGCCTGGTTAGGAATCAAGTTCTATCTCACACCCCAGTTTGACCTCCTGCTGTCTCCCAAG GTCTGGATTGAAGCCGCTTTGCAAATCTTTTACTCTCTTGGGGTAGGATTTGGCGGACTGCTCACCTTTGCATCATATAACACCTTTCATCAGAATATTTACAG GGATACCTTTATAGTCACTGTGGGCAACGCTGTCACCAGTATCTTGGCTGGCTTTGCCATCTTCTCCGTTTTGGGCTACATGTCCCAAGAACTTGATGTCCCTGTTCAAGAAGTAGCCAAAGCAG GTCCAGGCTTGGCATTTGTGGTGTACCCCCAAGCCATGACcatgcttcctctttctcctttctggtctttcctttttttcttcatgcTGTTGACTCTTGGTCTGGACAGTCAG TTTGCCTTTCTAGAGACCATTGTTACCGCCGTGACAGATGAGTTTCCGTATTACCTGCGGCCAAAGAAGGCTTTCTTTTCAGGCGTAGTTTGTGTCATAATGTTCTTAATGGGACTCATTCTCACAACAGAG gGTGGGATGTATTGGCTGGTGCTCCTGGATGACTACAGTGCTGGATTTGGACTTATGGTGATAGTCATTGCCACCTGTCTCGTAGTGACTCGTGTCTATG GCTTGAAGAGATTTTGCCGGGATATTCAGATGATGTTGGGATTCAAACCAGGGATATACTTCAAAGCCTGTTGGTTGTTCCTGTCCCCGGTAACCATGATG GCCCTTCTAGTGTATAGCATCATCAAATACCAACCTTTGGAGTACAATGGGACGTACCGTTTCCCATTCTGGGCTGAGGTTCTGGGCATCTTGATGGGTACCTTCTCCTGCCTGATGATCCCaattgggatggtttttgctgtGCTCCACGAGGAAGGGGCACTCTGGCAG CGAATCAAGCAAGCTAGTAGGCCAACCATGGACTGGGGTCCTTCTCTGGAGGAGAACAGAACTGGTATGTATGTGGCTACGTTGGCAGGCAGCCAGTCTCCTAAACCTCTGATGGTCCACATGCGGAAATATGGAGGGATAACCAGCTATGAGAACATAGCCTTCCAGGTAGATAAAGAGatggaagaagatgaagaagagtcCATGATGTGA